The Staphylococcus saprophyticus subsp. saprophyticus ATCC 15305 = NCTC 7292 genome contains the following window.
ATACATGAAACCACTACAAGCGGCTAATTGATCCATAGAAGCAACTTTGCCGATGCCTAATCTTTCTTGTAATATATTGGCAACTGTTGGGAATGGAAAATCCCCTGTTGATGTCGCAACAATAATCATATCTATTTCTGATGCTTCTATACCTGCATCTTCAATTGCTTTTAAACTAGCTTGATAAGCCATGTCTGAAGTTTCTTCGTCTTCACCAGCCCATCTACGTTCTTTAATACCAGTCATTTGAGAAATCCATTCGTCTGATGTTTCTAAAAATGATTCAAAATAGGTATTTTCTACAACTTTTTCAGGTGCGTATGCACCAAAACCTTTAATACCCACGTCCATGGTTGTACACCTTCTTAAATTTAATTTTAATACCAGGTATTAATTTAACATAATACACATTTCAAATACAAGAACTATACATATTTCATTGCGTGTTTTCCACAAATAATTATAAATGACTTAGCTCATTATCACAAAGTATAACCACAATTATTACTAACCTACTATACAAACTACACTTTATTATTTATAATGTAGATATATATACGATATTGGAGGCATTACATAATGAAATACCTCGCAGTTTTATTTTGGTCTATTGTCTTATTACAAATGGTTAATTTCGTACTTAACAGCTTAAATGGTGGCGGTGCACTGAACCTCATTACACCAATCATGGGCGCTGTTGTATTTACGATTATTATTATCTTATTTGATTTGGTAATTAAACCTAAACATAATAATACAAACGAACAACATTAGATGACTAGGATAATTGTTTAGCTTATGTTTAAGAACGACTCATTTTAATGAAATGTAAAGTTTGAAACATTGATTTATGTCCTAGAATCTTTAAACTGTCAACAAAGTCTTCTGACTGACGTTGGCAGTTTTTTTATTTTCAATATTAAAAAATAAACTTATTGGTTTGTTGAGATATGATATATTAACTTACAATCTTGTTCCCCGATTTTATAATTAAAAAAGTGGCGCAGAAACCAATGTAAAAATTAAGGTTTCTGCGCCACACCGTTTTGTTAAATTCAATTATACTTACTAATCGATTTCTGGTTTGTTTTCAGTAAATCTTAAACCATCTTCTGATAGGTCGATGTCTATTGTTGTGTCTTCAGGTAAATTTTCTCTAATCATTTTACGTGCAAGTGGTGTTTCTATTTGTCTTTGCACAAAACGTTTCAACGGTCTTGCACCGAATTGTGGTTCGTATGCTTCTTCACCTAACCACGCTTTAGCTTCATCTGACACATTAATTGAAATACGTTGTGCCATTAATCTAATATTCAATTCAGTTAATATTTTATCTACTATAGAACTCATATCACTGATTGTTAATGGTTTAAATAATACAATATCATCCATACGGTTAATAATTTCTGGTTTAAAGTATTGGTTTAAGCTATTCATAACAGCTTTTTCTGTATCATCAGTAATCACACCAGCATCTTTTACGTTTTCTAATAGGATTTGTGAGCCAATGTTACTAGTCATAATGATAATTGTATTTTTAAAATCAACTTCACGACCTTTAGAATCAGTAAGTCTACCTTCTTCAAGTATTTGTAACAATACATTAAATACGTCTGAATGTGCTTTTTCAATTTCATCTAATAATATAACAGAATATGGATTACGACGAACCGCTTCAGTTAATTGTCCACCTTCATCGTGACCTACATAGCCTGGAGGTGCACCAATTAAACGGGAAACTGAATGTTTTTCCATGTACTCACTCATATCAATTCGTATCATATGTTTTTCTGAATCAAATAAAGTTGACGCTAAGGATTTGGCTAATTCTGTTTTACCAACACCTGTAGGTCCTAAGAACAAGAAACTACCTATTGGTCTATTTGGATCTTTAATGCCAGCGCGCGCTCTGACAACAGCATCAGAAACTAAATCTACAGCTTTATCTTGACCAACGACACGTTCGTGTAAAATGTCTGAAAGATTTAATAATTTCTCTCTTTCTGTTTCTACAAGTTTAGAAACAGGGATACCTGTCCATGAACTAACAATATCACCAATTTCTTCATCTGATACAATCTCACGTATAATGCGCTCATTGTCACTATTTTGCTCATTTTGGAATGCAGCTTCTAACTCGCGTAATTCTTTTTCTAATTCAGGAATTTTACCATGTTGTAATTCTGCCGCTTTTTCCAAATTATAATTGTTTTCTGCATCTTCTAAGGCTTTTCTACTTTCGTCTAATTCAGTACGTTTTTCTTGTAGTTTTGCAATTTTGCCTTTTTCTTCTTCTACGCGTGATTGAATTGCGTTTTGTTTTTCTTTTTCATTAGACAATTCTTGTTGTAATTCTTGTAAGCGTTGTTTACTCGCGTTATCTGATTCGTTTTTCAATGCGCTTTCTTCAATTTCTAATTGCATGACGCGACGATTAACTTGGTCTAACTCTGTTGGATTTGAACCCATTTCAGTACGAATCGTTGCACACGCTTGGTCCACAAGATCAATCGCTTTATCCGGTAAGAAGCGATCAGTAATATAACGATCTGATAGTTCTGCCGCAGCTACTAATGCTTTATCTTGAATACGTACACCATGATAAACTTCATAACGTTCTTTCAGTCCACGTAAAATGGAAATTGTATCTTCTACATCTGGCTCAGACACATTTACTTTTTGGAAACGACGCTCTAATGCAGAGTCTTTTTCAATATATTCTCTATATTCATTGAGTGTTGTTGCACCGATACAGTGTAATTCGCCACGTGCAAGCATTGGTTTTAGCATATTACCTGCATCCATCGCGCCTTCTGTTTTACCTGCACCAACAAGTATGTGAATTTCATCTATAAATAATATAATTCTACCGTCTGAGTCTTTCACTTCTTTAAGTACTGCTTTTAAACGTTCTTCGAATTCACCACGATATTTTGCACCTGCAACAAGCGCACTTAAATCTAATTCAAATATTGTTTTATCTAAAAGTGATTCAGGCACGTCTTTACGCACAATACGTTGTGCAAGGCCTTCAACAATTGCTGTTTTACCTACACCTGGTTCACCGATTAATACTGGATTATTCTTAGTCTTTCTACTTAAGATTCTCACAGTATTTCTTATTTCTTCATCACGTCCAATGACAGGATCCATATTACCTTGACGGACTTCTTCAACTAAATCTCTACCATATTTTTCTAAAGCTTCATAATTTGCTTCTGGGTTTTGTGACGTCACATGATTTCCTCCTCTAATTTTTTTAATGATTTCTACAATAACTTCTTTTTTATTATCGACAAATTTAATTGTTGTATCATCTATGTCCATTGCAGCTAAAATGATATGTTCCATAGAAATATACTCATCTTCATAAGTATTCATATACGTTTCAGCTTTATTTATTAATTCATTTGCTTTCTGGCTAATATATTGACCATATTGTACGTTATCCCCTTGTACTGAAGGATAATTTTTCAATTTTTCATCGTAAGCCTTATTTAAAAGTTCGGTCTCTATGTTTGCTCTTTCCAATACACTTTTAAATAAACTTTCACTTTCTTCAAGTGCTGCTTTTAATATTGCTTCTATTTCGATATTTTGATTTTCGTTATCTTTTGCTAGCTCTATTGCTTTTTGCAAAGCACCTTGAACTGCATAGGTCATTTGATTAATATCCAAAATGATTCACCTCACCATTTAGTCTTTGATCAAGAACAAAGTAAGTTTGACTTTGACTTTCTTTGACCTTAATTTTATTATAATCCTATTGTTCACTTTTATCAACCAATATGACTATAAATTTTAAATTATTTTAGCTGCGTGTAATGCCTTATATACCTATGTTTTGCCCATAATTTTTATATTCTAAACAATGACTTTGTTCATTTTAAACATGATATATAAACACCCCTTAGATATGAATATTCATGACACTCAATAAATTAAAAGGCATAACCTCTTGTTCATTAAGCGGTTATGCCTTTTATTGTGTTTTAGCAGTCTATTTCATGCAAATCACACTCTAATTAAATTTATTAAATTGACTCAATTTCATATTTAATTTTGCTACTTAGCAGTTGATTTCGTTGCAATATGTTTTAAAATTTCATCTGTTAATGCTTTTACACCTGAAGGCTCTAAATGAATACCATCTGGTGCAAAGTACTCGCTATGGCCTTTCGAACGTTGATACCAATCAATCAATGTTACATTATGATGCTTTTTAGCTGCGTCTGACATAACTTGGTTGACATGACCTTCATAGCTTTTTGGTACACGCGTGTTAATCAAATACACATTGGCTTTACCATATTTGCCTATCAGTTCGTCCAGCTGTGCTTCAGAAAAATCTCCATTCGTTCCTAATTCTAAAATCACTTGCTTAGACTTATAATTGTAAGATTTATATTTTTCATCTGTTAATGGTATAGCTTCATATAAATTACGTCCGACTTTACCATCAATGGTTGCATTGGGAACGTGCGTTTTAAAAGTTTCTCCAATATCAACCATAACCGAATCACCAATAAGCAGTGGACTCAAATCAGTATATACCTCATTATCTTTATCTTTTTTAAAATTTGAATCTCCTAAAAAGTTAACATGGTCGACCGGTATGGGTCTAACCATATACTTATCAATTTCTGCTGTATTATATGACGTTGATTTATTATTAATTTGGTCTTTTCCTAAACGATCAAATGTCCCCGCAAAAATAAAAATGGTTGGTAGCAGTATCACGCCTAGTAGTATAGTTCTGATTAATGCGGACTTTTTATATTTATTAATACTTAAGGCCTTGAATCCTTGTTTTCTAAACGGTGTTTCAATGAATCTATATGATATTTCAGCAAAGAAAATAGTCAATAAGATGTCTAGAGCATATACATATAATGGGACTTGGCCTTCAACATAATAGGAATGTAAAAAGCTTATGACTGGGAAATGCCATAAATATAAACTATAAGAGCGTTTACCAATATAAACAAAGAAAGGATTTCCAATTAATTTAGCGAAATACCCCGATGGATGCACTACACTAATGATAACAAATAAAGTGATACCGGAAATAAGGTAAAAACCACCATTATAGATCCAATCACTATTATCATCGACTTTAATGAAAAGTAATAAGAGTATTAAAATCCCTATTGCACCTATACTATCAATAATGAACCTGAGACTAGGATTAGGGTTCTGCTTTAATTTAAATGGCGGCCAAATAAAGGCTAATATAACACCGAGCAACATCGTTTGTAACCTTGTATCTGTTCCAAAATAAACACGAGAATGTTGCATATGTGGTTGAGAAATCCAAACCATTAAAAGTAATGAAATCAGTGAAATAATCCAAAAAATAAGTGTTACATTTCGGTATTTCTTAATTGTTAATAATAATGCTATCAAAACGATTGGAAAAACTATGTAGAATTGCTCTTCAATTGCTAATGACCACAAATGTTTTAATGGCATAAAGGCAAACTGTTCAAAATAATTTACATCAGTTGCAATATACCACCAATTTGATACATAAAAAATGGCTGCAAATGCATCATGCTTTATACTTATAATTTGTTCAGGCTTAAAAATGAGTGTCGCTAAAGTTACTGTAACAACTAATACCAATACGGCCGGTATCAAACGTTTAATTCGCCGTAACCAAAACTGCTTCAAATTGATAATGCCGGTACTTTCATACTCAAACAAAAGTAAACTTGTAATTAAGTAGCCCGAAATCACAAAAAATGTATCTACACCAAGAAACCCACCAGATAACCATTGCTTATTTAAATGATAAATAATAATACCTATAACTGCAATTGCTCTAAGTCCATCTAAACCAGGCATATAACGCGTGTGACGGTTGGTTTGATTACGATTATTAGAATTTCTGTTCATTTACTACCATACTTTCATCTCCGAATATATTACTTTTGCTTTTTAATGTTTTACACCAAGCTATTGTAATACTTTCGTAACATAACTGCAATTATTTTAATGATTTGCACTATAGAAAAATTTTATTTTAAGATTGTCAGCATGCTTTAAATTTTTCAAAAAAATACTAGCCTATAGACCATTATCGATCTTTAAGCTAGTATTTTCAATTACTATTAGTAGCGTTAGCCGATGCCTAATGCAATTTTAGCATAACGAGACATCATGTCTTTACCCCATGGTGGACTCCAAACAATATTCACTTCTGTATCTGCTATTTCTGGAATCTCAGCTAAAACCATTTTAACTTGGTTAACAATTTGTGGTCCCATTGGGCATCCCATAGATGTTAATGTCATTTCAACTGTACATAAACCTTCGTCATTAACATCAACATTATATACTAAACCTAAGTTGACAATATCAATACCTAACTCAGGGTCAATAACCATTTCTAACGCATTTAATATGCTATCTTTTAATCCTTCATCCATTCATATCACCTCTTCGAATTTAATGATACTAACAATATATCAAATATCTTACAAAACGCCAATAAAATGCTATGATATTCAATACATCAATAAAAAACATTAAGGAGAATTAAATGGAATCTTATTTAATTTGTCTAGATCTAGACGGCACGTTATTAACAGATGAAAAAGTAATCTCACCATATACAAAAAACGTTTTAACAACACTACAACAACAAGGTCATAAATTAATGATTGCTACTGGTAGACCTTATAGAGCCAGTCAAATATATTACCATGAATTAAATATGGATACACCGGTTGTTAATTTCAATGGTGCCTTTGTTCATCATCCAAAAGACGATCAGTTTGAGCCAATGCATGAAGTATTGGACTTAGATTTATCTAAAAACATCATTGAATCACTGAATGATTATGGCGTAACAAACATGATTGCTGAAGTTAAAGATTATGTTTTTATTAATAATTACGATCAAAAATTATTCGATGGGTTCTCTATGGGAAATCCAAAAGTTGAAACAGGCGATTTACTTAACTCATTAACTGAGTCTCCAACATCGATTTTAGTTGAAGCAGAAGAATTTATGATTCCTAGAGTCAAACAAATGCTCACACGTTTTTACGCTGAAAATATTGAACATCGTCGATGGGGTTCACCATTCCCAGTAATAGAAATTGTTAAGCAAGGTATTAGCAAAGCACGTGGGATTGATTATGTGAAATCATATTTAAATATTGATAGAAATCATATCATTGCTTTTGGAGACGAAGATAACGATTTGGAAATGATTAAATATGCGAAACACGGTATCGCGATGGACA
Protein-coding sequences here:
- a CDS encoding Cof-type HAD-IIB family hydrolase, with the protein product MESYLICLDLDGTLLTDEKVISPYTKNVLTTLQQQGHKLMIATGRPYRASQIYYHELNMDTPVVNFNGAFVHHPKDDQFEPMHEVLDLDLSKNIIESLNDYGVTNMIAEVKDYVFINNYDQKLFDGFSMGNPKVETGDLLNSLTESPTSILVEAEEFMIPRVKQMLTRFYAENIEHRRWGSPFPVIEIVKQGISKARGIDYVKSYLNIDRNHIIAFGDEDNDLEMIKYAKHGIAMDNGLDELKHVANQTTYSNNEDGIGRYLNDYFQLNMPYEESVKSSIES
- a CDS encoding acyltransferase family protein, translated to MNRNSNNRNQTNRHTRYMPGLDGLRAIAVIGIIIYHLNKQWLSGGFLGVDTFFVISGYLITSLLLFEYESTGIINLKQFWLRRIKRLIPAVLVLVVTVTLATLIFKPEQIISIKHDAFAAIFYVSNWWYIATDVNYFEQFAFMPLKHLWSLAIEEQFYIVFPIVLIALLLTIKKYRNVTLIFWIISLISLLLMVWISQPHMQHSRVYFGTDTRLQTMLLGVILAFIWPPFKLKQNPNPSLRFIIDSIGAIGILILLLLFIKVDDNSDWIYNGGFYLISGITLFVIISVVHPSGYFAKLIGNPFFVYIGKRSYSLYLWHFPVISFLHSYYVEGQVPLYVYALDILLTIFFAEISYRFIETPFRKQGFKALSINKYKKSALIRTILLGVILLPTIFIFAGTFDRLGKDQINNKSTSYNTAEIDKYMVRPIPVDHVNFLGDSNFKKDKDNEVYTDLSPLLIGDSVMVDIGETFKTHVPNATIDGKVGRNLYEAIPLTDEKYKSYNYKSKQVILELGTNGDFSEAQLDELIGKYGKANVYLINTRVPKSYEGHVNQVMSDAAKKHHNVTLIDWYQRSKGHSEYFAPDGIHLEPSGVKALTDEILKHIATKSTAK
- a CDS encoding metal-sulfur cluster assembly factor; protein product: MDEGLKDSILNALEMVIDPELGIDIVNLGLVYNVDVNDEGLCTVEMTLTSMGCPMGPQIVNQVKMVLAEIPEIADTEVNIVWSPPWGKDMMSRYAKIALGIG
- the clpB gene encoding ATP-dependent chaperone ClpB, with the protein product MDINQMTYAVQGALQKAIELAKDNENQNIEIEAILKAALEESESLFKSVLERANIETELLNKAYDEKLKNYPSVQGDNVQYGQYISQKANELINKAETYMNTYEDEYISMEHIILAAMDIDDTTIKFVDNKKEVIVEIIKKIRGGNHVTSQNPEANYEALEKYGRDLVEEVRQGNMDPVIGRDEEIRNTVRILSRKTKNNPVLIGEPGVGKTAIVEGLAQRIVRKDVPESLLDKTIFELDLSALVAGAKYRGEFEERLKAVLKEVKDSDGRIILFIDEIHILVGAGKTEGAMDAGNMLKPMLARGELHCIGATTLNEYREYIEKDSALERRFQKVNVSEPDVEDTISILRGLKERYEVYHGVRIQDKALVAAAELSDRYITDRFLPDKAIDLVDQACATIRTEMGSNPTELDQVNRRVMQLEIEESALKNESDNASKQRLQELQQELSNEKEKQNAIQSRVEEEKGKIAKLQEKRTELDESRKALEDAENNYNLEKAAELQHGKIPELEKELRELEAAFQNEQNSDNERIIREIVSDEEIGDIVSSWTGIPVSKLVETEREKLLNLSDILHERVVGQDKAVDLVSDAVVRARAGIKDPNRPIGSFLFLGPTGVGKTELAKSLASTLFDSEKHMIRIDMSEYMEKHSVSRLIGAPPGYVGHDEGGQLTEAVRRNPYSVILLDEIEKAHSDVFNVLLQILEEGRLTDSKGREVDFKNTIIIMTSNIGSQILLENVKDAGVITDDTEKAVMNSLNQYFKPEIINRMDDIVLFKPLTISDMSSIVDKILTELNIRLMAQRISINVSDEAKAWLGEEAYEPQFGARPLKRFVQRQIETPLARKMIRENLPEDTTIDIDLSEDGLRFTENKPEID
- a CDS encoding YjzD family protein, which translates into the protein MKYLAVLFWSIVLLQMVNFVLNSLNGGGALNLITPIMGAVVFTIIIILFDLVIKPKHNNTNEQH